One stretch of Armigeres subalbatus isolate Guangzhou_Male chromosome 2, GZ_Asu_2, whole genome shotgun sequence DNA includes these proteins:
- the LOC134213432 gene encoding small ribosomal subunit protein mS37 → MRPTPTLMRVRLPQLENRVPFQEILPLRLKNQVSGKTDKGSDVACLQEMAVMFSCLKANDFNEDLCPKEVSTFKQCYKVYLDKKAVKKETSSKGILVPGKDLNYKQLNKVLEQYPSKPRKP, encoded by the coding sequence ATGCGCCCAACTCCAACACTGATGCGGGTCCGCCTTCCGCAGCTGGAAAATCGAGTTCCATTCCAGGAAATTCTACCGCTTCGGCTGAAGAACCAAGTCAGTGGTAAGACGGACAAAGGTAGCGATGTCGCGTGCTTACAGGAGATGGCCGTCATGTTCTCGTGCCTGAAGGCGAACGACTTCAACGAAGATCTCTGCCCAAAGGAGGTTTCGACATTCAAGCAGTGCTATAAAGTGTACTTGGACAAGAAGGCCGTCAAGAAGGAAACCTCCAGCAAAGGTATCCTGGTGCCCGGAAAAGACCTGAACTATAAACAATTGAACAAAGTGCTAGAGCAATATCCTTCCAAGCCTAGAAAACCTTAA